CGGCGGTGATCTGGCTCTTGACCTCGGCCAGCGGCTTGATCGCGGCCGGCTGGATCTCGGTGACCTTGATGACGTGGAAGCCCGACGGGCTTTCGACCACGCCCGAGACCTGGTCCTTGGACTGGCTGAAGATCGCCTTTTCCAGCGGGCCGGACAGCATGCCCGGCGCCAGCCAGCCCAGGTCGCCGCCATTGGCGGCCGAACCGGCGTCCTGCGAATTCTTGCGGGCCAGCTCGGCGAACTGCGCCGGGTCGGCGGCGGCCTGCTTGGCCAGGTCCTCGGCCTTGGCGCGGGCGGCCTTGCGCGCATCTTCCGAGGCGCCGGCGGGCACTTCGATCATGATGTGGCTGGCGCGGCGGCGCTCGGGCTGGCCGAAGCGGCTCTTGTTCTGTTCGTAGTACGAAGCCAGGTCCTCGTCCTTGACCTGCACGCCTTCGGTGGCGGCGGCCTCGTTCAGCACCAGGTATTGCACCTGGACCTGCTCGGGAATCTGCAATTGCTGCTTGTTGGCGTCGTACCAGGCCTGGATGTCGGCCGGGGTGACGCTCACTTGCGAGCGGAAATCGGCGGCGGCGAAGCGGCGCAGTTGCACCGTGCGCTGCTGCGTCAGGGCGGTTTCGAGCGACGCCACCACTTCCGAGGGCGCGCTGGCCGACTGGCCGACCGGCTCGAGCACGCGGGCCACGGCCAGGTCACGGCGCAGGCCGGCTTCGAACGACGTCGGCGACATGCCCTGGGCCGCCAGCACCTGGCGGTAGCGCTCGGGCGAGAAACGGCCGTTGTCCTGCACTTCCGGGATCGCGGCGATGGTGTTGCGCAGCGTTTCGTCGGACACCGAGAAACGGTTGTCGACGGCCACGTTCGCCAGCAGGCGCTGGTTGATCAGCTGGTTCAGCAGCGCTTCGCGCAGTTGCGGCGTGTCGATCACGGCCGGGTCGAACTGCGCGCCCAGGCGCTGGCGATACTGTTCAAGCTGGTTGCGGTGCGCCTGGTCGAACTCCGCGCGGGAAATGGGCTGGCCGGCGACGGTCGCCAGTTCAGGCTCCTTGCGCATGAAGCTCTCATAGCCCTGAATCCCGACGAGGAAGAAGGAAGGCACAATCAGAAGCAGCAGGATGAACTGCATCCAGCGCCGGTGGCTGCGAATAAATTCGAACATGGAATCCCTGTTGCCGCACTCGGGGGGAGACTTCCGCCCGGGCCGCACGAAAACGCATAAAAAAAGGCGAATCTCATTCGCCCTATTCCCATACCGGTCAAACCGGGTCAGCGGGCGGATTTTAGCATTTCTCATTCTTCCCGCAGCGTCTGCTTACATCGGCCCGGCCGGCGCCCTTGCCGCCCGCGCGCCACGGGCTTTCCACCCCCATGGAAGCCGCCCTCGGTCAACCCGGGAAACCCCCGTTTTCGCCTTCCGTCCCCAATCGTATCGTGACCCTCGGGCCGCCACGCCGTGGCCGGCGTGCACGACGCCGCCAAGGGCCAGCAGCAGGCCATGCTCGACACCATGCGCGACCTGGTCAACATCGAATCGGGCAGCAAGGACGTGGAAGGCGTGGAACTGAACTGGACCGTGGCCCAGGCCGGCACCAACCGCAACGTCATCCCCGGCCAGGCCACCGCCCAGGCCGACGCCCGCGCCCTCAAGGCCCGCGGCCCCGTCATCGAAGGCATGGGCCTGAGCGGCTTCGGCGCCCACTCCAACGAAATAAGCCGCCCCCCGTCCACCACCACATATGTCCCGCAAGGCCGCGCAGGGCGGCCTCGCGGGACGGGCGCCAGCAACTCCTCCGGGCCCCCGCCCCCTTCCCACGAAGCCCAAGCACGCCCCTCGCCCCGGCGGCGCCCCGAGCATTCACCGCCGCGAGCGGCGGCGGGGCCGTGGGGCGGGGCTGGGGCGTGTAGAGGCGCGCGCGACGGAATCCGAAGGAGCCGCAGGCGACAAGGATGAGGACGCGCTGTCCGGCGCGCACGCGCCGGACAAGCCTCGTAGCCCCAGCCCCGCCCCACGGCCCCGCTGCCGCGCCCAAAAGAAACCCCACCCGCCCCCCTAGCAGCAGCCCCCGCGCACCAGGGAACGAAACCCCAGAACAGAGTATCCTTCCACCCTGTCCCAAAGAACCCCAAACGCATCAAAAGAAATGACCGCACTCCTCCCCACCTGGCCCTATTCCCGCCACATCGCCCACCGCGGCGGCGGCCGCCTGGCCCCGGAGAACACCCTCGCCGCCATGCGCGTCGGCGCCGAACACGGCTTCACCATGTTCGAATACGACGTCAAGCTCAGCCGCGACAACGTCCTCGTCCTGATGCACGACGACGACGTCGACCGCACCTCCAACGGCCACGGTCCCGCCGCCGCCAAGACCTTCAGCGAACTGGCGCAACTGGACTTCGGCAGCTGGCACTCCGCCGCCTACGCCGGCGAACCCCTGCCCACCTTCGCCGCCGTGGCCCGCTACACCGTCGCCAACGGCATCGCCAGCAACGTCGAGATCAAGCCCTGCCCCGGCCGCGAAGCCGAGACCGGCGCCGCCGTCGCCCTGGCCGCCCGCGAACTCTGGCAAGGCGCCGCCGTGGCCCCGCTGCTGTCGTCCTTCGCCGAGGAAGCCCTGCAGGCCGCCAAGGACGCCGCGCCCGAACTGCCGCGCGCCCTGCTGGTCGAGAAAGTGCCGGCCGACTGGCTCGACCGCCTGGTCAAGTACGACTGCGTCGCCCTGAACATCAACCAGAAGGACGCCACGCGCGAACTGATCGACGCCGTGCACGCCGCCGGCTACCGCATCGCCGCCTGGACCGTCAACGACCCCGAACGCGCGCGCCTGCTGCTCGACTGGGGCATCGACGGCATCTTCACCGACGAACTGGCCGCCATCCGGCCCGCCGCCTGAGGCCCCCGCCCCGTGTTCAGCTATCGCCACGCCTTCCACGCCGGCAACCACGCCGACGTGCTCAAGCACGCCATCCTGGTCCACACCCTGGATTACTTCAACCGCAAGGACGCGCCCTACTGGGTCATCGACACCCACGCCGGCGCCGGGCTCTACAGCCTGGACAGCGACTGGGCCGCCAAGACCTCGGAATTCGCCGACGGCATCGGCCGCCTGTGGGAACGCGACGACCTGCCGCCCCTGCTGGCCGACTACATGGCCCGCATCCGCGCCTTCAACACCAACGGCCGCCTCAAGCGCTACCCTGGCTCGCCCTGGCTGACGCTCGACGCGCTGCGCCCGTCCGACCGCCTGCGGCTGTTCGAGATGCATCCCACCGAGATCGACACCCTGGTCGGCAACCTCGAACACATGGACCGCACCGCGCAGCGCCAGACCACCATCTACGGCGACGACGGCTTCGAGGGCGTCAAGGCCCTGCTGCCGCCGCCCACGCGCCGCGGCATGGTGCTGATCGACCCGTCCTATGAAGACAAGAACGACTACCGCCGCACGCTGATCACCGTCAAGGAATGCGTCAAGCGCTTCGCCACCGGCACCATCGCCGTCTGGTATCCGCTGGTGCAGCGGCGCGAGGCCAGCGAAATGGCGCGCCACTTCGAGAACCTCAAGGTCAAGAGCTGGCTGCACGCCACCCTCACCGTCAAGAAGGCCACCATCGACGGCTACGGCCTGCACGGCAGCGGCATGTTCCTGATCAACCCGCCCTGGACGCTGCACGACGCCCTCAAGCAGACCATGCCCTACCTGGCGCGCGAACTCGGCCAGGACGAACGCGCGAGCTTCACGCTGCAGTACCGCGAGAACCCGTTCCCCGTGCCGAAGAAGCAGTCGGACGACTGATTCTAGACCCGTCCCCATAAAAGCCCGGCCTTGCGTGATCGAGACGCAAGGCCGGGCTTTTTTATTTCGACCTGCGCCCCTGGCACGCCGCGGCCGGGCCTGCGCGCCGGGAACACGTGGTTCGCTTTTGGCGCGATCGGATTTGCGGAACCGGCGGCGCCTGCTTATCTTGGGGTCTTGGCCGATACCGATGTCCTGTCGTACGCGGCGGCAATCCGACGGAGCCGGAAGATGCGTCAAATCCTGGTCTATTCCTCCTTTTCATGGCTGGCCTTGGCGGGCGGCCTGCACTTCGCCATCGATGTCGTTGCGCAGTTCGCCCGGGGCGCACGCGCGCCCGGGCCGGAAACCACGCTGTACTACGGCCTGCACTCCGCCTATGCGCTGGGGCTGGTGCTTTTCGGCGGCTTCGGTTTGCTGGTGGCGCGCCAGGCGCCCGCGCTCCTGAGCCAGTGGCCCGCACTCGCGCTCACCGTTTTCGCCGCGGCCGCCTGGCTCGTCCTGGCCTTTGTGTTCATCGAGTACCGCCCGCCCAGG
The window above is part of the Achromobacter deleyi genome. Proteins encoded here:
- a CDS encoding SurA N-terminal domain-containing protein: MFEFIRSHRRWMQFILLLLIVPSFFLVGIQGYESFMRKEPELATVAGQPISRAEFDQAHRNQLEQYRQRLGAQFDPAVIDTPQLREALLNQLINQRLLANVAVDNRFSVSDETLRNTIAAIPEVQDNGRFSPERYRQVLAAQGMSPTSFEAGLRRDLAVARVLEPVGQSASAPSEVVASLETALTQQRTVQLRRFAAADFRSQVSVTPADIQAWYDANKQQLQIPEQVQVQYLVLNEAAATEGVQVKDEDLASYYEQNKSRFGQPERRRASHIMIEVPAGASEDARKAARAKAEDLAKQAAADPAQFAELARKNSQDAGSAANGGDLGWLAPGMLSGPLEKAIFSQSKDQVSGVVESPSGFHVIKVTEIQPAAIKPLAEVKSQITAEVRKQLAAVRFSEMASQLNKQVYDQRDSLQPAADAVGLKLRTASGVTREGLLPADQAGPGSAVDSPDATLLDNPRVRQVLFSPDVLREKQNSGVIELSPDTMLAVRVAAVEPAHVPALDKVSDSIRAKLLDERSAEAAKKAGEAALAADQANPAAAPEGFGGPLVVSRQDPKNLPRQVLDAVMRLPAAKLPAYTGVQSGADYTLVRLEKVEAGTVEAADKERLAQQLAGAWGQAENEALVRMLREEYKVQVLPAAADAIRGGDASQQAAG
- the ugpQ gene encoding glycerophosphodiester phosphodiesterase, producing MTALLPTWPYSRHIAHRGGGRLAPENTLAAMRVGAEHGFTMFEYDVKLSRDNVLVLMHDDDVDRTSNGHGPAAAKTFSELAQLDFGSWHSAAYAGEPLPTFAAVARYTVANGIASNVEIKPCPGREAETGAAVALAARELWQGAAVAPLLSSFAEEALQAAKDAAPELPRALLVEKVPADWLDRLVKYDCVALNINQKDATRELIDAVHAAGYRIAAWTVNDPERARLLLDWGIDGIFTDELAAIRPAA
- a CDS encoding 23S rRNA (adenine(2030)-N(6))-methyltransferase RlmJ, translating into MFSYRHAFHAGNHADVLKHAILVHTLDYFNRKDAPYWVIDTHAGAGLYSLDSDWAAKTSEFADGIGRLWERDDLPPLLADYMARIRAFNTNGRLKRYPGSPWLTLDALRPSDRLRLFEMHPTEIDTLVGNLEHMDRTAQRQTTIYGDDGFEGVKALLPPPTRRGMVLIDPSYEDKNDYRRTLITVKECVKRFATGTIAVWYPLVQRREASEMARHFENLKVKSWLHATLTVKKATIDGYGLHGSGMFLINPPWTLHDALKQTMPYLARELGQDERASFTLQYRENPFPVPKKQSDD